The following proteins are encoded in a genomic region of Cellulomonas sp. ES6:
- a CDS encoding DeoR/GlpR family DNA-binding transcription regulator — protein MTSVRYSAAPRRRDELLRRLEETGYVSSSTAAAELGVSEMTIRRDLGQLAAEGLVRRVVGGASLVDGSAAPSFELRRTEAAREKDAVARAALPLLADAGVVALDAGTTVAALARRLPGGLTVVTHSVPVITTCTARDDLEVVALGGTYHRLTRSFAGPSTRAGLADLAVDVAVLSATAAGPAGVFSADQWDADTKRAMAAIAERVVLLLDHRKLDARAPMRVLGLEQAHAVVVDDAATPEQLALLRERCERVVVAATAGPGDTGGAADDDTRDAARAGGGTDHAPAGTALAPA, from the coding sequence ATGACGTCCGTGCGCTACTCCGCCGCCCCCCGCCGCCGCGACGAGCTGCTGCGCCGCCTCGAGGAGACCGGCTACGTGTCGTCCAGCACGGCGGCCGCGGAGCTCGGCGTGTCCGAGATGACCATCCGCCGGGACCTCGGCCAGCTCGCCGCCGAGGGGCTCGTCCGCCGCGTCGTCGGCGGCGCGAGCCTGGTGGACGGCAGCGCGGCGCCGTCGTTCGAGCTGCGCCGCACCGAGGCCGCGCGGGAGAAGGACGCGGTCGCGCGCGCCGCGCTGCCGCTGCTCGCCGACGCCGGCGTGGTCGCGCTGGACGCCGGCACCACCGTGGCGGCCCTCGCGCGCCGGCTGCCCGGCGGGCTGACGGTCGTCACCCACTCGGTGCCGGTCATCACCACCTGCACCGCGCGCGACGACCTGGAGGTGGTCGCGCTCGGCGGCACCTACCACCGGCTGACGCGGTCGTTCGCCGGGCCGAGCACGCGCGCCGGCCTCGCCGACCTCGCCGTCGACGTCGCCGTCCTGTCCGCGACCGCCGCCGGCCCGGCCGGGGTGTTCTCGGCCGACCAGTGGGACGCCGACACCAAGCGCGCCATGGCAGCCATCGCCGAGCGCGTCGTGCTGCTGCTCGACCACCGCAAGCTCGACGCCCGCGCGCCCATGCGGGTGCTGGGCCTCGAGCAGGCGCACGCCGTCGTGGTCGACGACGCGGCCACCCCCGAGCAGCTCGCCCTGCTGCGCGAGCGGTGCGAGCGGGTCGTGGTCGCGGCGACGGCCGGGCCGGGCGACACGGGCGGTGCGGCGGACGACGACACCCGGGACGCCGCCCGCGCCGGAGGCGGGACGGACCACGCACCCGCCGGCACGGCGCTGGCACCGGCGTGA